The genomic segment GGGCACCTGGTCGTTATTCCAGGCCTTCAAGCCCAGCTGCTCGTAATATGCGCGCTGAAGCTCCCAGACCGGCGCTTCGCTGAATCTGTATTTCTGACTGTCCGTCGCTGCCATGCCTAAGCAACCTGCTTCCTTCTATTTTTTATGTCGCTGCGCCCGGATCAGATCCGTCGCAGCGCCGTTGGCAATTCCAGGTGATCGACCGGCAATCCCGGGAAGGCGTCGCGCAGCAGCTTGACGACCGTGCGCATGCCAAGCTCTTCGCTCTTTTGATGGCCCAGAATGATCATTGCCTTGTTCATCCCCATATCCGCCGCATCCCGGACGTATTCGTTGGTCTCCCATTCGTTGGTCTCGCCGGCGATCAGCAATTCGATGTCCCGCTCCCGCAGATACGCCATTTGCGAACGTCCGCCGGGCGCACCGACAGCGAAGCCGAAGCGGGTGACGGCAAGCTCCGGATCTCCGGCGACCATGACGCTATCGATTCCCAGCTTGCGCTTAATCTCATCCGCAATAGACCGGACGGTCCGACCGCCGTCTTCCGGCAGCGTAAGCATCAACGTTTTGTCGGGGTCGGCGTACGCTTCCCAGTCAAGGGCACGC from the Cohnella hashimotonis genome contains:
- a CDS encoding Nif3-like dinuclear metal center hexameric protein, which codes for MAITVGQVLDALIAPVGKREDTVDTLKNGNPEEEVRGVAVVFLATYEVIGRAIASGANLIITHEPTYYNHLDETDWLSGDPVYERKRALIESSGVAVFRLHDYIHQYKPDGIVDGMLRALDWEAYADPDKTLMLTLPEDGGRTVRSIADEIKRKLGIDSVMVAGDPELAVTRFGFAVGAPGGRSQMAYLRERDIELLIAGETNEWETNEYVRDAADMGMNKAMIILGHQKSEELGMRTVVKLLRDAFPGLPVDHLELPTALRRI